A single window of Nitrospira sp. DNA harbors:
- the panB gene encoding 3-methyl-2-oxobutanoate hydroxymethyltransferase: MTIPEFQQHKRQRKKLVVVTAYDALFTRILEQAGINAILVGDSLGVVVQGQANTLSVTMEDMLYHTKLVAGAATQALVIGDMPFMSYQASQEEAVRNAGRLIQAGAHAVKLEGGRPMADRVAAMTAVGIPVMGHLGMTPQSVNQYGGYKVQGKAKDRAKALLADAKALEAAGAFAIVLEAVPVSLAKAMTAALSIPTIGIGAGPHCDGQVLVVYDLLGMFDDFVPKFVRPYAHLKADALQALRQFKEDVEQGTFPSDSESYH; the protein is encoded by the coding sequence ATGACTATTCCTGAATTTCAACAGCACAAGCGCCAGCGGAAAAAGCTGGTGGTCGTGACGGCCTATGACGCGCTGTTCACCCGCATCCTTGAACAGGCCGGGATCAATGCCATTCTGGTGGGAGATTCGCTTGGCGTGGTCGTGCAAGGCCAGGCCAACACCTTGTCCGTCACGATGGAGGACATGCTGTATCACACCAAGCTGGTGGCCGGTGCCGCCACGCAGGCGTTGGTGATCGGAGATATGCCCTTCATGTCCTATCAAGCCAGCCAGGAAGAGGCGGTGCGGAATGCCGGGCGCTTAATTCAAGCCGGCGCCCATGCGGTGAAGCTGGAAGGGGGGCGGCCGATGGCTGACCGGGTGGCGGCCATGACCGCGGTCGGCATCCCTGTCATGGGCCATCTCGGGATGACCCCGCAGTCGGTGAATCAATATGGCGGCTACAAAGTGCAGGGCAAGGCGAAGGATCGTGCGAAGGCTCTCCTGGCCGATGCCAAAGCGCTGGAGGCGGCGGGCGCGTTCGCCATCGTGCTGGAAGCCGTTCCTGTCTCGCTGGCCAAGGCGATGACGGCGGCACTCTCGATTCCAACCATCGGCATCGGGGCCGGTCCCCATTGCGATGGACAAGTGCTGGTGGTGTACGATTTACTCGGAATGTTTGACGACTTCGTGCCGAAATTCGTCAGGCCCTATGCGCACTTGAAAGCTGACGCGCTTCAGGCGCTTCGGCAGTTTAAGGAAGACGTGGAGCAAGGCACGTTCCCCAGCGATTCCGAATCCTACCACTGA
- a CDS encoding symmetrical bis(5'-nucleosyl)-tetraphosphatase, which produces MATYAIGDIQGCAQSFEQLLEQIRFDPASDRLWCAGDLVNRGPGSLRVLRYLKHLGSSAQVVLGNHDLFLLAVSEGIVPPRPKDTIHDVLAAEDRLELMDWLRRQPLHYREGAYFMVHAGLLPQWSIDEAAQLAHEVEAVLAGPAHRAFLQALFHGTAAHWDPDLTGPERLVAITRALTRLRTCTLTGALSGFSGHPEDAPPGHHPWFRIPHRRSTDHTVLFGHWAALGLHIEQNLLGLDSGCAWGRRLTAIRLEDRVVYQVECADRLHRD; this is translated from the coding sequence ATGGCGACCTACGCAATCGGCGACATTCAAGGCTGCGCCCAATCCTTCGAACAATTACTCGAACAGATCCGGTTCGACCCGGCCTCCGACCGTCTCTGGTGCGCGGGCGATCTGGTCAACCGCGGGCCTGGCTCGTTGCGCGTCCTGCGCTATCTGAAACATCTGGGCTCATCCGCCCAAGTGGTCTTGGGCAATCATGATCTGTTCTTGCTCGCCGTGTCGGAGGGCATCGTACCCCCAAGGCCGAAAGATACGATCCACGATGTCTTGGCCGCAGAGGACCGGCTGGAATTGATGGACTGGCTGCGCCGGCAGCCGCTCCACTACCGTGAAGGCGCTTATTTCATGGTGCATGCCGGACTTCTGCCGCAATGGTCGATCGATGAGGCGGCGCAGCTGGCCCACGAAGTTGAAGCCGTTCTCGCAGGACCTGCCCATCGCGCCTTTCTCCAAGCCCTCTTTCACGGCACCGCCGCGCACTGGGATCCGGACTTAACGGGGCCAGAGCGCCTCGTCGCCATTACCCGCGCCCTCACCCGCTTGCGCACCTGCACTCTCACAGGCGCCCTGTCCGGATTTTCCGGCCACCCTGAAGACGCCCCCCCAGGACACCACCCTTGGTTTCGCATCCCGCACCGGCGCAGCACGGATCACACGGTCCTCTTCGGCCATTGGGCCGCGCTCGGCTTGCACATCGAACAGAATCTGCTCGGACTCGACAGCGGCTGCGCCTGGGGACGGCGCCTGACGGCGATTCGACTGGAAGATCGTGTCGTCTATCAAGTCGAGTGCGCCGATCGGCTTCACCGTGACTGA
- a CDS encoding PilZ domain-containing protein, with protein MYRRVQRECDGCILTATTVSRCRISDVSLNGCRIQSDREFAPGSFVMVRIWVPGVKEPIDIDQAVIRWERHGEIGLQIVALSNGADFQLARYVECSLSSARKAAPPVREQGWISGDGAGIPAHAHGAGQRAEA; from the coding sequence ATGTATCGGCGCGTACAGAGGGAATGCGATGGCTGTATTTTAACGGCCACGACTGTCAGCCGGTGTCGCATTTCTGATGTATCGCTGAATGGGTGTCGTATTCAGTCGGATCGGGAGTTTGCCCCGGGATCGTTTGTGATGGTGCGGATATGGGTGCCGGGGGTGAAGGAGCCGATTGATATCGATCAGGCGGTGATCCGCTGGGAACGCCATGGGGAGATCGGCTTACAGATCGTGGCGCTGTCGAACGGAGCGGATTTTCAGCTGGCGCGGTATGTCGAATGCTCGCTCTCGTCAGCGCGCAAAGCGGCTCCGCCTGTGAGGGAACAGGGCTGGATCAGTGGTGATGGTGCTGGCATTCCGGCCCATGCTCATGGGGCTGGGCAGCGGGCGGAGGCATGA
- a CDS encoding methylenetetrahydrofolate reductase, whose translation MGKEPRRLKEVLDSGAFAVTVEYNPPKGTNISGVLDNARQLVGRVHGVNVTDNTAAVVRAGSLPVCRLLYEMGHDPVMQLTCRDRNRIAMQSDLMGAHMLGIRNILCLTGDYPTVGDHKEAKPVYDLDSVQVMQLVQGLNNGRDMAGNKLDGSTDFTIGAAVTPEADPLGPMLAKFEVKVKAGAQFFQTQAIYDPDQFASFMTAVRPYKVKVLAGILVLRNHKMAEFMNANIPGVSVPQKMIDELKAAGPKSEDVGVEIAVRTINAVRAHCDGVHIMAIKATHRLADIITKAQLG comes from the coding sequence ATGGGTAAGGAACCGCGACGGCTGAAAGAGGTGCTGGATTCAGGAGCGTTCGCTGTCACGGTCGAGTATAACCCGCCGAAGGGAACGAATATCTCCGGCGTGTTGGATAACGCCAGGCAGCTTGTAGGGCGTGTCCATGGCGTGAATGTGACCGACAACACGGCGGCCGTGGTGCGGGCCGGGTCGCTGCCGGTGTGCCGTCTTCTCTACGAGATGGGACACGATCCGGTGATGCAGCTGACCTGCCGGGACCGGAATCGGATCGCGATGCAGTCGGATCTCATGGGCGCCCATATGCTGGGTATCCGCAACATCCTCTGCCTGACCGGCGACTATCCGACCGTGGGGGACCATAAAGAGGCCAAGCCGGTCTATGATCTGGATTCCGTCCAAGTGATGCAACTGGTGCAGGGGCTGAACAACGGCCGGGACATGGCGGGCAACAAGCTGGACGGATCGACCGACTTCACGATCGGGGCGGCGGTGACGCCGGAGGCCGATCCGCTCGGCCCGATGCTGGCCAAGTTTGAGGTCAAAGTCAAAGCGGGAGCCCAGTTCTTTCAAACTCAGGCGATCTATGACCCCGACCAATTTGCGAGCTTCATGACGGCGGTGCGGCCGTACAAAGTGAAAGTGCTGGCCGGGATTCTCGTGCTGCGCAACCACAAGATGGCGGAGTTCATGAACGCTAATATTCCCGGCGTGTCGGTGCCTCAGAAGATGATCGATGAACTGAAGGCCGCCGGGCCGAAATCCGAGGATGTCGGCGTGGAGATCGCCGTGCGGACGATCAATGCGGTGCGGGCCCATTGTGATGGCGTGCACATCATGGCGATCAAGGCGACGCATCGACTGGCGGACATCATTACCAAGGCCCAGCTCGGCTGA
- a CDS encoding DUF309 domain-containing protein codes for MTDPRQADPSWPRYSARPFPSFRFIPGTSQHPRHNPRGPSYGQEEPTTGLLPPGQWTQSTDYLYGIDLYNYAYWWECHETFEGLWNAAGRRSEQGNFFQAIIQLAAANLKLFMGNPQAAHNLLHRGMIRLQSVPASYMGVDVGGLTENLRNRAPGSALWAPRIRLNGLN; via the coding sequence GTGACTGACCCGCGCCAGGCTGATCCCTCGTGGCCTCGTTACTCGGCTCGCCCGTTTCCCTCCTTCCGGTTTATACCAGGCACGTCCCAGCATCCACGACACAACCCTCGCGGCCCTTCTTATGGCCAAGAAGAGCCTACGACGGGGCTGCTCCCTCCCGGCCAGTGGACACAATCCACCGACTACCTGTACGGGATCGACCTCTACAACTATGCGTACTGGTGGGAATGCCATGAAACGTTCGAAGGACTCTGGAATGCGGCCGGACGGCGCAGCGAACAGGGGAATTTCTTCCAAGCGATCATTCAGCTCGCCGCGGCCAATCTGAAACTGTTCATGGGAAACCCTCAGGCGGCGCACAATCTGCTGCACCGCGGCATGATTCGACTTCAAAGCGTACCGGCATCCTATATGGGGGTGGATGTCGGCGGCCTGACCGAAAATCTGCGGAACCGTGCGCCGGGATCAGCGCTCTGGGCGCCGCGCATTCGCCTGAATGGGCTGAACTAA
- the folD gene encoding bifunctional methylenetetrahydrofolate dehydrogenase/methenyltetrahydrofolate cyclohydrolase FolD — MGARLIDGKALAQQVRDRLAVESAAVLAKTGMKPGLATILVGDDPASHQYVKSKQKACDAAGIYIDDHKLPASTTQAELLSLIERMNADPKIHGILVQLPLPKHIESRVVLEAVSPDKDADGFHPYNFGRLVEGNPVFEACTPKGVIKMLESTGIGIEGKRAVVLGRSNIVGKPLALMLLQRNATVTICHSKTKDIAAVCREADLLLVAIGKAKFVTADMVKEGAVVIDVGTNRWTDGKLCGDVDFEAVSQKAGWISPVPGGVGPMTIAMLLDNTVESAKRMAGML, encoded by the coding sequence GTGGGAGCACGACTCATTGACGGGAAGGCCTTGGCGCAGCAAGTTCGTGACCGCCTTGCGGTGGAGTCAGCCGCCGTATTGGCCAAAACAGGGATGAAGCCGGGTTTGGCGACGATTCTTGTCGGCGACGACCCCGCGTCCCATCAGTATGTGAAGAGCAAGCAAAAAGCCTGCGATGCGGCCGGTATCTATATCGATGACCACAAGTTACCTGCCAGCACAACACAAGCAGAGTTGTTGTCCTTGATTGAGAGGATGAACGCGGATCCCAAGATTCACGGAATCTTGGTTCAGCTTCCGCTGCCCAAGCACATCGAGAGTCGTGTTGTACTTGAGGCCGTGTCCCCCGACAAGGATGCCGATGGGTTTCATCCCTATAATTTTGGCCGGCTGGTCGAGGGGAATCCGGTCTTTGAGGCCTGCACTCCGAAGGGCGTGATCAAGATGTTGGAATCCACCGGAATCGGCATTGAAGGGAAGCGGGCGGTCGTGTTGGGACGCAGCAATATTGTGGGCAAGCCGCTGGCGCTCATGTTGTTGCAGCGCAACGCGACGGTGACCATTTGCCATTCCAAGACCAAGGATATCGCCGCTGTCTGCCGCGAGGCGGACCTGCTGCTGGTTGCGATCGGGAAGGCCAAGTTTGTGACGGCGGACATGGTGAAAGAAGGAGCCGTCGTGATCGATGTGGGCACCAATCGGTGGACCGACGGGAAGCTGTGCGGCGATGTCGATTTCGAGGCCGTGAGCCAGAAGGCCGGGTGGATTAGTCCTGTCCCTGGTGGCGTCGGCCCGATGACGATTGCCATGCTGCTGGACAATACCGTGGAGTCGGCGAAGAGAATGGCGGGGATGTTGTAG
- a CDS encoding peptidylprolyl isomerase: protein MMMQRRLTGLLGCLVLAVGLPFFGMSGIVAAADKGPAPKAEAPKSPRAIIKTKFGDIELKFYPDIAPKHVENFIKLAKEGFYNGTIFHRVIPGFMIQGGDPNTKDSLRKDAYGQGGPGFTVKAEFSDTPHKRGILSMARAADPDSAGSQFFIVVEDSRFLDRKYTAFGEVTKGIGVADKIVNVPRDGRDNPNERIEMTVTIVE from the coding sequence ATGATGATGCAGAGACGATTGACCGGATTGCTGGGATGTCTTGTGTTGGCCGTAGGCCTTCCATTTTTTGGGATGAGTGGCATCGTGGCGGCGGCAGACAAGGGGCCTGCCCCTAAAGCAGAGGCGCCGAAGAGCCCTCGTGCGATTATTAAAACCAAGTTCGGAGACATTGAACTGAAATTCTATCCCGACATCGCCCCGAAGCATGTGGAAAACTTTATCAAGCTGGCGAAGGAGGGGTTCTATAATGGGACGATCTTTCATCGGGTGATCCCTGGATTCATGATTCAAGGGGGAGATCCCAATACAAAAGATTCGCTGAGGAAAGACGCGTATGGACAGGGTGGTCCTGGGTTTACAGTGAAGGCGGAGTTCAGCGATACCCCGCACAAGCGAGGCATTCTCTCGATGGCGCGGGCGGCCGATCCTGACTCGGCGGGTTCGCAGTTTTTCATCGTGGTCGAGGATTCACGATTTCTCGACCGGAAGTACACCGCGTTCGGCGAAGTCACCAAGGGCATCGGGGTGGCCGATAAGATTGTAAATGTGCCGCGAGATGGACGAGACAATCCCAATGAACGCATCGAGATGACAGTGACCATCGTAGAATAG
- the rnc gene encoding ribonuclease III, whose protein sequence is MTPALPADSSSHPFAYQFKNPSLLEEALTHKSHVNERKGGVRPHNERLEFLGDAVLSLIVSDHLARLYPQLSEGSLSKLKATLVSEASLAQAARRLKLGSFLRLGRGEERSQGREKNSLLADALEAVIAAVYLDGGLEASRIFTEGVLAHELAQAEAQQGTPGGEDYKTRLQEWCQQRYDQLPQYDIVRETGPDHQKLFDVEVRVNGSVAGQGRGLSKKEAEQMAAQQALERLVP, encoded by the coding sequence ATGACACCGGCTTTGCCAGCCGACTCTTCCTCACATCCGTTCGCGTATCAGTTCAAGAACCCTTCGTTGCTGGAGGAGGCGCTTACCCACAAGTCGCATGTGAATGAGCGGAAGGGGGGCGTGCGCCCGCATAACGAGCGGCTGGAGTTTCTCGGCGATGCGGTCTTGTCCCTGATTGTCAGCGACCATCTGGCGCGGCTCTATCCCCAATTAAGCGAAGGCTCGCTCTCAAAGCTGAAAGCGACGCTGGTGAGCGAAGCCTCACTGGCTCAGGCGGCGCGCCGCTTGAAGCTCGGCTCGTTCCTGCGGCTTGGGCGGGGGGAAGAGCGGTCGCAGGGACGGGAGAAAAATTCGCTCCTGGCCGATGCGTTGGAGGCGGTGATTGCGGCCGTCTATCTGGATGGCGGGCTGGAGGCGAGCCGGATTTTTACCGAAGGGGTGCTGGCTCATGAACTCGCTCAGGCTGAGGCGCAGCAGGGAACCCCGGGCGGCGAAGATTATAAGACGCGGCTTCAGGAATGGTGCCAGCAGCGGTATGATCAGTTGCCGCAATATGACATTGTGCGAGAGACTGGGCCTGATCATCAAAAGCTGTTCGATGTCGAAGTGCGGGTCAACGGGTCCGTAGCCGGGCAAGGGCGGGGCCTCAGTAAAAAAGAGGCTGAGCAGATGGCGGCGCAGCAGGCACTGGAACGGCTGGTGCCTTGA